In Tripterygium wilfordii isolate XIE 37 chromosome 15, ASM1340144v1, whole genome shotgun sequence, one DNA window encodes the following:
- the LOC120016141 gene encoding exosome complex component CSL4 isoform X2 yields MQETDKEVLVTPGEVLGKATQVKAGRGTYVAPHKGTAAVYASLTGFRRTISPPLDSSDQRPTVEVTGHKAHGVVPEPGCVVIARVTKVTARMASADIMCVGSKSVREKFTGIIRQQDVRATEIDRVDIHLSFRPGDILILLQSLTYFSCLSEMPGLIIYQLQRTSWVLCLLRAHQVQQWFR; encoded by the exons ATGCAAGAAACCGATAAGGAGGTGCTCGTAACGCCAGGAGAGGTTTTGGGAAAAGCAACGCAAGTGAAAGCAGGGAGGGGTACATATGTGGCACCCCATAAAGGCACAGCCGCCGTATATGCTTCTCTCACTGGTTTTCGCCGCACCATATCTCCTCCCCTAGATTCTTCTGACCAG AGGCCAACTGTGGAAGTGACTGGTCACAAGGCCCATGGTGTTGTTCCAGAGCCTGGTTGTGTTGTCATTGCTCGA GTTACAAAAGTCACGGCTAGGATGGCTTCAGCTGATATAATGTGTGTTGGTTCAAAGTCCGTACGAGAAAAATTTACTGGCATTATTAG GCAACAAGATGTTAGAGCAACTGAGATCGACAGAGTGGATATACATTTGTCCTTTCGACCTGGAGACATT TTAATTCTACTACAATCCTTGACGTACTTTAGTTGTCTCTCGGAGATGCCCGGGCTTATTATCTATCAACTGCAAAGAACGAGCTGGGTGTTGTGTCTGCTGAGAGCACATCAG GTACAACAATGGTTCCGATAA
- the LOC120016141 gene encoding exosome complex component CSL4 isoform X1, producing MQETDKEVLVTPGEVLGKATQVKAGRGTYVAPHKGTAAVYASLTGFRRTISPPLDSSDQRPTVEVTGHKAHGVVPEPGCVVIARVTKVTARMASADIMCVGSKSVREKFTGIIRQQDVRATEIDRVDIHLSFRPGDIVRALVLSLGDARAYYLSTAKNELGVVSAESTSGTTMVPISWTEMQCPSTGQIEQRKVAKVGSSLTQMDIDLS from the exons ATGCAAGAAACCGATAAGGAGGTGCTCGTAACGCCAGGAGAGGTTTTGGGAAAAGCAACGCAAGTGAAAGCAGGGAGGGGTACATATGTGGCACCCCATAAAGGCACAGCCGCCGTATATGCTTCTCTCACTGGTTTTCGCCGCACCATATCTCCTCCCCTAGATTCTTCTGACCAG AGGCCAACTGTGGAAGTGACTGGTCACAAGGCCCATGGTGTTGTTCCAGAGCCTGGTTGTGTTGTCATTGCTCGA GTTACAAAAGTCACGGCTAGGATGGCTTCAGCTGATATAATGTGTGTTGGTTCAAAGTCCGTACGAGAAAAATTTACTGGCATTATTAG GCAACAAGATGTTAGAGCAACTGAGATCGACAGAGTGGATATACATTTGTCCTTTCGACCTGGAGACATTGTGAGAGCTCTAGTT TTGTCTCTCGGAGATGCCCGGGCTTATTATCTATCAACTGCAAAGAACGAGCTGGGTGTTGTGTCTGCTGAGAGCACATCAG GTACAACAATGGTTCCGATAAGTTGGACGGAGATGCAGTGCCCGTCGACAGGTCAGATAGAGCAAAGAAAGGTTGCTAAAGTTGGAAGTTCGCTAACCCAGATGGACATTGATCTGAGCTAA
- the LOC119979780 gene encoding NAC domain-containing protein 96-like yields the protein MDFINHLPPGYRFNPTAEDLLEFYLPRRQKGELFRPFVQDVDIYGNEPWTLFDYNQQSVFYVFSDLKKIGKRVQRRAGFGTWMGQNNIDVKDQYGNIIGVDRYFNFKIKGGSHDDHGRWTMHEFALVDERGNPLDDKVVCVIGHDTQISTKQSVVSKKRKGRMTSPTDEETSTKTLCMETSSPSSDLVVSKEAQSCLYGGGVGVATEQIDGLLLSDLFEPTPYMFRGTQLGEERQSMDTSSPSSALIVSESQSTEQIDGSLCFDPFDVLQGIHTSSLMPSEAEPQPYFEFDNEGELWVCLDRRNPKGL from the coding sequence ATGGATTTCATCAACCACCTACCTCCTGGCTACCGCTTCAATCCTACTGCGGAGGACCTCTTGGAGTTTTATCTCCCACGAAGGCAGAAGGGCGAACTCTTCCGCCCTTTCGTACAAGACGTCGATATTTACGGTAATGAACCTTGGACTCTCTTTGATTATAATCAGCAGTCCGTCTTTTATGTATTCagtgatttgaaaaaaattggaaaacgGGTTCAAAGAAGAGCCGGGTTTGGCACCTGGATGGGGCAGAACAACATTGATGTTAAAGATCAGTACGGTAATATAATTGGGGTTGATCGCTATTTTAATTTCAAGATTAAAGGAGGTTCTCACGATGACCATGGTCGATGGACCATGCACGAATTTGCTCTTGTTGATGAACGCGGAAACCCACTGGACGACAAGGTTGTTTGTGTAATCGGACACGACACACAAATCTCGACAAAACAATCTGTTGTttcgaagaaaagaaaaggaagaatgacTTCTCCGACTGATGAAGAGACCTCTACCAAGACACTATGCATGGAAACCTCTTCGCCCTCTTCTGATTTGGTAGTCTCAAAAGAGGCACAGTCATGCTTATACGGCGGCGGCGTTGGGGTGGCCACAGAGCAGATTGATGGGTTGCTCCTTTCTGATCTCTTTGAACCAACGCCTTATATGTTCCGGGGCACCCAACTCGGTGAAGAGAGACAATCAATGGACACCTCTTCCCCTTCCTCTGCTTTGATAGTCTCAGAGTCACAGTCGACAGAGCAGATTGATGGGTCGCTCTGTTTTGATCCGTTCGACGTGTTGCAGGGCATCCACACCTCCAGTTTGATGCCCTCAGAGGCCGAGCCACAACCGTACTTCGAATTCGATAATGAAGGAGAGCTGTGGGTCTGTTTGGATCGTCGCAACCCCAAAGGCTTGTAA